One window of Desulfobulbaceae bacterium genomic DNA carries:
- a CDS encoding phosphoribosylformylglycinamidine cyclo-ligase, with protein MKEKKGSRYAEAGVDIDKANSFIDRIKPLVSATFQRGVLTDIGGFGGLFALGGSRYKDPVLVASTDGVGTKLKIAELCNKHDTIGIDLVAMCVNDVVVSGARPLFFLDYFAVGKLDVDQATDVVRGIAKGCELSKCSLIGGETAEMPGHYTPGSYDLAGFTVGIAERNELIDGSEIKVGDKLIGLASSGIHSNGYSLVRKICFEELGLSVNDQIPELGSTLGEALLTPTRIYTETVLNVIKNYQVRGVVHITGGGFTDNVPRVLPEGSKAVIAGDSWPRQPIFEFLQQQGDLTPDEMYRTFNCGIGMILIVTAKDEEDCMRQLAALGETPYVIGEIAVRTRKEEEQVEII; from the coding sequence ATGAAAGAAAAAAAAGGCTCACGATATGCCGAGGCCGGCGTAGATATTGATAAGGCAAATTCCTTTATTGATCGCATTAAGCCATTGGTATCAGCGACATTTCAACGAGGAGTGTTGACCGACATTGGTGGCTTTGGTGGTTTGTTTGCTTTGGGTGGTTCCCGCTATAAAGATCCGGTGTTGGTCGCTTCTACCGATGGGGTCGGTACTAAGTTAAAAATTGCCGAGTTGTGCAATAAGCATGACACAATTGGAATTGATTTAGTGGCGATGTGCGTCAACGATGTTGTTGTGTCTGGGGCTAGGCCTTTGTTTTTCCTTGATTATTTTGCCGTGGGAAAACTTGACGTCGATCAGGCGACAGACGTGGTCAGGGGGATTGCCAAGGGTTGCGAGTTGTCCAAGTGCTCTTTGATTGGTGGTGAAACAGCAGAGATGCCGGGACATTATACCCCAGGTTCCTATGACCTGGCAGGTTTTACGGTCGGAATTGCTGAGCGAAATGAACTTATCGACGGCTCGGAGATCAAGGTGGGGGACAAGCTGATTGGCCTGGCCTCAAGCGGTATTCATAGCAACGGGTACTCTCTGGTTCGCAAGATCTGCTTTGAGGAGCTGGGGCTATCGGTTAATGATCAGATTCCGGAATTGGGATCTACTCTTGGTGAGGCATTGTTGACACCGACACGGATTTATACTGAGACCGTGCTGAATGTCATCAAAAATTACCAGGTTCGAGGTGTGGTGCATATCACCGGTGGCGGCTTTACCGATAATGTGCCTAGGGTATTACCTGAGGGGAGCAAGGCGGTCATAGCTGGCGACTCCTGGCCCAGACAACCAATTTTTGAATTCTTGCAACAACAGGGAGATCTCACCCCTGATGAGATGTATCGGACTTTTAACTGCGGTATTGGTATGATCCTTATCGTTACTGCCAAGGATGAGGAAGACTGCATGCGGCAGTTGGCTGCCTTGGGGGAAACGCCCTATGTGATTGGCGAGATAGCTGTTCGTACAAGGAAGGAAGAGGAGCAGGTTGAAATTATCTGA
- a CDS encoding thioredoxin domain-containing protein yields the protein MKPVHDKSATDAGGKEKVAGRKANRLIGESSPYLLQHAYNPVDWNPWDDEAIARARRENKPIFLSIGYSTCHWCHVMERESFEDPAIAAILNQYFVCIKVDREERPDLDQVYMAVTLAMTGSGGWPMSVFLTPELKPFFAGTYFPPQSAFGRPGFADLLQKIHLSWEKDHEMIVKKSDELLQHLVESQASSDEKKLVVEATSAAAAEQLTRGYDAQNGGFGNAPKFPRPAGLAFLLRYGQRTGDSRVLDMVFVTLRKMAAGGLWDQLGGGFHRYSVDAGWRVPHFEKMLYDQAQLATLYLEAAQLSRDPLFKEVAAKTLDYVLASMRDEAGGFYSAEDADSPKPDNPKEQQEGAYYVWTAAELNSFLTEEEGAMVRYRYGIVADGNVADDPHGELRGKNILYLAHDFIETAKHFSVDENHVRTVLIRAEKKMLTERGKRPRPHLDDKVLASWNGLMISALAKGALVLGQERYLHAAERAGKFIRTTLIDSGKNAKDTSSLRVWRRYRNGTAGISGHLDDYAFTIQGFLDLYEASSDWHWLELALALTEVQNSLFKDDKKGGFFETTGKDQTVIMRMKSDYDGAEPAGNSVSAMNFARLGRIFGDKILLEQADQTMNFFAGKLHQSPGALPQMLSAGEFLRRKPMQIVIAGDRGAGDTKAMLQVVAEFFLPNKVVLFNDGTPMPESLAGKLSSLAYMVKQSDKATAYVCENFACQQPITEVETLRTMLGQ from the coding sequence ATGAAACCTGTTCATGATAAATCTGCAACTGATGCCGGAGGGAAAGAAAAAGTTGCCGGTCGCAAGGCGAATCGGCTTATTGGCGAGTCCAGCCCATACTTACTGCAGCACGCCTATAACCCGGTTGACTGGAATCCCTGGGATGATGAGGCTATTGCCAGGGCTCGGCGAGAGAATAAGCCCATTTTTCTTTCTATAGGCTACTCGACGTGTCACTGGTGTCATGTTATGGAGCGGGAGTCTTTTGAGGATCCGGCGATAGCAGCTATTTTGAATCAATACTTTGTCTGCATTAAGGTGGATAGGGAGGAGAGGCCAGATCTTGATCAGGTATATATGGCAGTGACTCTGGCAATGACCGGGAGTGGCGGTTGGCCGATGTCGGTTTTTTTGACCCCTGAGCTTAAGCCGTTTTTTGCTGGTACCTATTTTCCTCCTCAGAGCGCTTTTGGTCGTCCAGGATTTGCGGACCTTCTGCAAAAAATTCATCTTTCTTGGGAAAAGGATCATGAAATGATTGTAAAGAAGTCAGACGAATTGCTTCAGCATCTTGTCGAGTCCCAGGCGAGTTCCGATGAGAAGAAGTTGGTTGTGGAGGCGACATCCGCAGCCGCTGCAGAGCAGCTGACCCGTGGGTATGATGCACAGAACGGAGGCTTTGGGAATGCCCCTAAGTTTCCGCGGCCAGCAGGACTCGCCTTTTTGCTTCGATACGGGCAGCGAACCGGGGATTCTCGTGTTCTTGATATGGTGTTCGTTACTCTTAGAAAGATGGCTGCTGGTGGGTTGTGGGATCAGCTTGGAGGTGGGTTTCATCGTTACTCAGTGGATGCGGGGTGGCGGGTCCCTCATTTTGAAAAGATGCTTTACGATCAGGCCCAACTTGCCACATTATATCTTGAAGCGGCTCAACTTTCCCGTGATCCCTTGTTCAAGGAGGTCGCGGCAAAGACACTCGATTATGTTCTGGCCTCCATGCGGGATGAGGCAGGAGGGTTCTATTCAGCAGAAGATGCGGACAGCCCGAAACCAGACAACCCGAAAGAGCAGCAGGAGGGCGCCTATTACGTGTGGACTGCTGCGGAACTTAACTCTTTCTTGACTGAAGAAGAGGGGGCCATGGTGAGGTATCGCTATGGAATTGTTGCAGATGGAAACGTTGCTGATGATCCTCATGGAGAACTTCGCGGGAAAAATATTCTCTATCTAGCCCATGATTTTATCGAAACTGCGAAGCATTTTTCAGTCGATGAAAACCATGTCAGGACGGTCTTGATTCGTGCCGAAAAAAAGATGCTTACCGAACGTGGCAAGAGACCACGACCTCATCTGGATGATAAAGTCCTGGCCAGTTGGAATGGCTTGATGATTAGCGCGCTGGCCAAGGGGGCATTGGTTCTTGGGCAGGAGCGATATCTCCATGCCGCTGAGCGGGCGGGGAAATTTATTCGTACGACTTTGATTGATTCGGGAAAAAATGCGAAGGACACTTCATCCCTACGGGTGTGGCGCCGTTATCGCAACGGGACGGCGGGAATTTCAGGACACCTCGATGATTACGCATTTACCATCCAAGGGTTTTTGGATCTTTACGAGGCATCATCTGATTGGCATTGGCTCGAATTGGCACTTGCACTTACAGAGGTTCAAAACAGCTTATTCAAGGATGATAAGAAGGGTGGATTTTTCGAGACAACAGGTAAGGATCAGACGGTTATTATGCGGATGAAAAGTGACTATGACGGGGCTGAGCCAGCGGGTAACTCTGTGTCAGCCATGAATTTTGCGCGGTTGGGAAGGATTTTTGGAGATAAAATCTTGCTTGAACAGGCGGATCAGACCATGAATTTCTTTGCTGGTAAGCTCCACCAGTCCCCAGGGGCTTTGCCTCAAATGCTGTCAGCTGGTGAGTTTTTGCGAAGAAAGCCGATGCAGATTGTTATCGCTGGCGATAGGGGAGCAGGTGATACCAAGGCTATGCTTCAGGTCGTGGCCGAGTTCTTTCTCCCCAACAAGGTGGTGTTGTTTAACGATGGAACGCCAATGCCAGAAAGCTTGGCTGGCAAGTTGTCGTCACTTGCGTATATGGTTAAACAGAGTGATAAGGCAACGGCCTATGTCTGTGAAAATTTCGCGTGTCAACAGCCAATCACAGAGGTAGAGACATTGCGGACCATGTTAGGGCAATAA
- a CDS encoding transcriptional regulator yields MGKTLVEMAADIVQAQSASKSMTQEEISSALQITYKTLMNLQINEQSAPGEELTSESTAPDITPEKSIQKNKIICLECGQEFKMLSPKHLASHGLNGREYRKKYGLKLRQPLCAKALSTARKKAGKDRGIPENLMKSIAAKKEKSAAKTKLATKKASGKKAKKEPVAVG; encoded by the coding sequence ATGGGAAAAACACTAGTAGAAATGGCGGCAGATATTGTACAAGCCCAAAGCGCATCAAAAAGCATGACCCAAGAAGAGATCTCATCGGCCTTGCAGATTACCTACAAAACTTTGATGAACCTGCAGATCAATGAACAGTCAGCTCCCGGCGAAGAGTTAACAAGCGAATCAACAGCTCCAGACATCACCCCAGAAAAATCAATACAGAAGAACAAGATCATTTGCCTGGAGTGTGGTCAAGAGTTCAAAATGTTGTCCCCAAAACATCTCGCCTCCCACGGCCTTAACGGACGTGAGTACCGGAAAAAATATGGCTTAAAATTGCGTCAACCCCTCTGTGCCAAGGCATTGTCAACCGCACGCAAAAAAGCAGGCAAAGATCGGGGTATCCCAGAAAACCTCATGAAGTCCATTGCCGCAAAAAAAGAAAAAAGCGCTGCCAAAACAAAACTGGCGACCAAGAAAGCAAGTGGCAAAAAGGCAAAGAAAGAGCCCGTTGCAGTCGGCTGA
- a CDS encoding 8-amino-7-oxononanoate synthase, which yields MAKVNGQTVINFSSNDYLGLARHPALVEGSARFIHAHGTGSTASRLVCGTAPTVAGIETHLASLKEKEAALIMNSGFQANVSLIPALANRKSLILADRLCHNSIIQGVLLSRARLLRFRHNDLSHLEELLGRHAHTTDRILIITESVYSMDGDRCDLDTLITISQRYGALVMVDEAHATGVLGYQGMGLACGKDIDIIMGTFGKGLGSYGAYVVCSAEIREYLINYCTGFIYSTALPPPVLGAIDAALTLVPTMDSERDYLQNLAQYLRNGLHALKLFTGDSTTQIVPMIIGNDQKAVSMSQWLLSQCAILATAIRPPTVEQGSARIRLALSCHHTKDQIDTLLRAIKTYLTAHP from the coding sequence ATGGCCAAGGTCAACGGCCAGACCGTAATCAATTTCAGTTCAAACGATTACCTTGGTCTGGCCCGCCACCCTGCCCTGGTTGAAGGGTCCGCACGATTTATCCACGCCCACGGAACCGGCTCAACCGCATCACGTTTGGTCTGCGGCACTGCCCCCACCGTGGCAGGAATCGAGACCCACCTGGCCTCCCTCAAAGAAAAAGAGGCCGCGCTGATCATGAATTCTGGTTTTCAGGCTAACGTCTCCCTCATCCCGGCACTTGCCAACCGAAAATCGCTGATCCTTGCTGATCGCCTCTGCCACAACAGTATCATCCAGGGAGTCCTACTGAGCCGAGCCAGACTTCTCCGCTTCCGCCACAACGATCTCTCGCACTTAGAAGAATTGCTGGGCCGACACGCCCACACCACGGACCGAATTCTCATCATCACCGAATCGGTGTACAGCATGGATGGCGATCGTTGCGACCTTGACACCCTGATCACCATCAGTCAACGATACGGAGCCCTGGTGATGGTGGACGAAGCTCATGCCACCGGCGTCTTAGGCTACCAGGGAATGGGTTTGGCCTGCGGCAAGGATATTGATATTATCATGGGAACTTTTGGCAAAGGTCTGGGCTCCTATGGGGCCTATGTCGTATGCTCTGCTGAAATACGGGAGTATTTAATCAATTACTGTACCGGGTTTATCTATTCCACGGCCTTGCCGCCGCCAGTCCTTGGGGCGATTGATGCCGCACTTACTCTGGTCCCAACCATGGACAGCGAACGTGACTATCTCCAGAACCTAGCCCAATACCTACGCAACGGACTTCACGCCCTTAAACTATTCACCGGGGACTCGACAACTCAAATCGTACCAATGATTATTGGCAATGACCAGAAAGCTGTCTCCATGTCACAATGGCTGCTCAGCCAATGCGCTATCCTGGCAACAGCCATTCGCCCCCCCACGGTTGAACAAGGCAGCGCTAGAATCCGCCTCGCCCTCTCGTGTCACCATACAAAAGATCAGATAGACACATTGCTCCGAGCCATCAAGACCTACCTCACGGCGCACCCCTGA
- a CDS encoding alpha/beta hydrolase, translating to MRFVFQHGWGFSSSCWNGWLDLLDAPAILGNRGYWDTSVLLNNSDIQPDSILICHSLGIHLVPQDLIHMADMVVIISGFAHFHGDTVADGRFTKRHVQRMLSRLATEPEQLIRDFHRDCEFTESLIHVKTINTALLTSDLQVLNESRLEKSYCQRWPPTLLIHGRDDRIISPLRAEELAVLPKKSQLRIIDGAGHGLPFNQPSLCLNLIVDFYRHITHSGE from the coding sequence ATGAGATTCGTTTTCCAGCATGGCTGGGGGTTTTCCAGTTCCTGTTGGAACGGATGGCTCGATTTACTGGACGCCCCTGCCATTCTCGGCAACCGAGGATATTGGGACACGTCGGTCTTGCTTAACAACTCCGACATCCAACCAGATTCCATCCTGATCTGCCACTCGCTGGGCATTCATCTCGTCCCGCAAGACTTGATCCACATGGCTGACATGGTAGTTATCATCAGCGGCTTCGCTCACTTCCATGGCGACACCGTTGCTGATGGCCGCTTCACCAAACGGCACGTCCAACGAATGCTCTCACGACTTGCCACAGAGCCAGAACAATTGATCCGAGATTTTCATCGAGACTGTGAATTCACCGAGTCGCTCATCCATGTCAAAACCATCAACACCGCTCTCTTGACATCCGACTTACAGGTCTTAAATGAAAGTCGGCTGGAAAAATCTTACTGCCAGCGGTGGCCGCCAACCCTGCTAATCCATGGCCGGGACGACAGGATTATCTCTCCGCTCAGGGCTGAAGAGTTAGCCGTCTTGCCGAAAAAAAGCCAATTAAGGATAATCGACGGCGCAGGGCATGGACTCCCATTCAACCAACCCAGCCTTTGCCTCAATCTGATTGTTGATTTTTATCGCCACATAACCCATAGTGGCGAATGA
- a CDS encoding methyltransferase domain-containing protein, producing the protein MTLSPEGLKNKIAAGFTASAPHYDHHAALQQRAAHSLLNRLNEIKTQIPDGPVLEIGCGTGAVSKKLATLLADRHLTLIDLAPGMIAANRATMAPLIASNPLRVEWQICDAETIDTRHHYALIISCLTLQWFHDLPGSLHRLCSALLPGGILLCSYLGEQSFPEWRQAANTLGLHCTANPLPNTQQIQTSLRLLGQQNSLREEMLQISYPTVHDFFRSLKNTGTNTPTNSYSLTRGQMARLINGWQEQSRHSVTVTYQINTLMVQT; encoded by the coding sequence ATGACGCTCTCTCCCGAAGGACTGAAAAATAAAATAGCCGCCGGCTTCACGGCCTCGGCGCCCCACTACGACCACCATGCCGCGCTGCAGCAGCGTGCCGCGCACTCCCTGCTCAATCGTTTAAACGAGATCAAAACCCAGATACCTGACGGGCCGGTACTGGAAATAGGCTGCGGGACTGGGGCTGTTTCTAAAAAGCTCGCCACCTTGTTGGCAGATCGACACTTAACTCTCATTGACCTGGCCCCGGGCATGATCGCAGCAAACCGCGCAACCATGGCCCCGTTAATCGCCAGCAATCCTCTCCGTGTCGAATGGCAGATATGCGATGCCGAGACTATTGACACTCGCCACCACTATGCATTGATCATTTCATGCCTGACCCTGCAATGGTTTCATGACCTCCCCGGAAGCCTGCACCGACTGTGCTCCGCCCTCCTCCCCGGCGGCATCCTCCTGTGCTCCTACTTAGGAGAACAATCCTTTCCAGAATGGCGTCAGGCAGCAAACACCCTGGGCCTGCACTGCACTGCCAATCCCCTGCCCAACACCCAACAGATCCAGACGAGTCTGAGATTGCTGGGCCAGCAAAATTCACTGCGAGAAGAAATGCTCCAGATCTCCTACCCGACAGTTCACGACTTTTTTCGATCTCTAAAAAATACCGGAACCAATACCCCTACCAATTCCTACAGTCTCACCAGAGGTCAAATGGCTCGACTGATCAACGGCTGGCAGGAACAATCCCGACATTCAGTTACCGTAACCTACCAAATCAACACCTTAATGGTTCAGACATGA